From Ignavibacterium sp.:
TTGAAGCAATAATTTGTTCAAGTCGTTCTCCTCTATAACTCGCACCACGAATTCTTGGTGCTTTTCTGGAAAGATAATTTTCTCTCGGAAAGATTTCATATATAAAACCGGTTCCATCATCGTTCAGATCAAACTTAACTTTATCACCAACAACAGCAATGTCTGTCTGGTATAATTTATCTTTTTTGAGAGAAAAATCTTTTTTGAATTTACCACGCAACACACAACGAATAAGTGCGTGCGATTTTAATTCATAAACATAGTAATCTTTGCTTTCTACTCTCGAAATAATTCCTTCGATTGCATTACTCCTTTATTTATACTGATGCAAAAATACAACTGAAAATCAACATTTATAGCGAAAACAAAATTTGATTGGATGATTGAATAGAATGACTGATTGTCATTTCGACCCCGACCTGTCGGGGGAGAAATCTTTCAACACAACTATGTAAAGCACAAAAGCGAATGAATGAATGGATGAATGGATAGATTAATAACTAAATGAGACTTGTAATGTTGATTGGATTGTATCATCCCAATATTCGATTATCGGATACTTAAAACCTGAATTAGTTAATTAATTAACAATTTAACTCATCTTCACTAAAATCAATACTCTGCTTCTGTAAATGAATTACAATTATTGCTGTGAACTCTAATTCAGAACTCTTCGATCTACCCGCAACTATCTTTTCGCTTCTCACTACTTTTGAAACACTTTATTACTGCTTGTATCATTTTATTTCTCATTTTATTTCAATTTTCGGTTTATCAGTGCTTATCGTGGCATGACGATTGAATAAAATTGGCTATGAATTTATTCGAATACATAATCATATTTATTCTTATCGCAATAACGGTATTCTCAGTTATTAAATTTCTTCATTACAGGAAGAACCAGCGCGAGATTAAAAATCTTTTCAAATAATTCTCATCACTTTCAAATTATTGCAAACTCTATGGCTCATCTCTATATTTGATTGAGCTAATTAAGGATATTTATGCACCCGAAAGTAATACTTCAAACAAATTTTCCCGGACTAAAATTTCTTAAAAGAGGTAAAGTAAGAGATATTTATGAAGTCGGTGAATATTTACTTATTGTTTCAACCGACAGAATTTCTGCTTTTGATGTTATAATGAATCAGGGAATACCTTACAAAGGAATGATACTTACAAAAATTTCAGAGTTCTGGTTCAGATTTGTTGAAGATATTATTCCCAACCATTTGATTACCACAAATGTGGAAGAATTTCCATCGGAGTGCAAACCTTATGCTGATGAACTTCGCGGAAGGTCAATGCTTGTTAAAAAGACAGAAGTAATCCCTATTGAAAGCGTGGTTCGCGGTTACATTACCGGAAGTGGTATGGTTGATTACAAAGCAACAGGAAGTATATGTGGAATAAAACTTCCCGAAGGTTTGGTCGAATCAGAAAAACTAAACGAACCGATTTTTACACCTGCTACTAAAGAAGAGCTTGGTTCTCATGATCAGAATATCTCGGAAGATGAAGCAAAAAAAATTGTTGGCGATGAAGTTATAAATTTCATTAAAGAGAAAACGATTGCTGTTTATAAAAAAGCTTATGAAGATGCTTTGAAGAAAGGAATAATAATCGCCGATACAAAAATGGAATTCGGTAAATATAATGGTGAAATAATTCTTATTGATGAATTGCTTACTCCTGATTCGAGCAGATTCTGGCCTGCAGATAAATATCAGAAGGGAAGAGTTCAGGAAAGTTTTGATAAACAATTTCTTCGTAATTATCTGATTTCAATTAATTTCAACAGACAACCTCCTGCACCGGATTTACCCGAAGAAATTATTATGAAGACAAGTGAAAAATATCTGGAAGCACTTGAGAAGTTAACAGGTCAAAAAATTTAATCTGGAAAGACAATCCGTCTCAGGAAGATTGCCTTGTCCGATAATGTAAATTATTAACAAAAAAATGAATCCGAAAAAAATAAAATTGATTGAAGGTAAAAATCTGTTGATAAGCTGGCAGGATGGTAAAGAGCATTCAATTCCATTGCTGAAGTTAAGAAAACTTTGTCCTTGTGCGACTTGTTTAGCAGAAAGAGAAAAGCAAAGTAAAACTTATATCCCGGTTTTTTCAGAAAATCAGATTACGGTTGATGAAATTAAACAGGTCGGAAATTACGCAATAGCAATTTTCTGGAAGGACGGACACAACACGGGAATTTATGAATACACATTTCTCCGACTAATTGGTGAGAATAGCAAAGACTAAAAAATGACTTTACCAAATCAGTTAACAGTTTTAAGAATAATCCTCACTCCGGTTTTCCTGTATTTTTTCCTCTCAAATGATCCTTTGTTCATTCAGATTTCATTGGCGATTTATATTATTGCAGCACTAACCGATTGGTACGATGGCTGGCTTGCACGGAAATTTAATTACATAACCGAATGGGGAAAATTCTGGGATCCTTTAGCTGATAAGATTCTGACTTCTGTTGTATTTATCGGATTCGTTATAGTCAAACTACTTCCTTTATGGATGGTTTTACTTATTATCTTCCGTGATTTATCCGTTACCTTACTTCGCGTTTATGCGGATAGCCGCGGATATTCTTTCCGAACAACTTACTATGCAAAATGGAAAACAATGCTTCAGATGATTTTTCTCTACTATCTTTTGATTCTTTATGTATCAAAAAACACAGCTGAGATTTACAATCAATATCAAATGATAGTTGATATACTGTTAAACAAAGATATTATTTATTTTGTTATGCTTGCTATAACTATAATAACAGTTCACTCGGGTATAACCTATTTACTTCTGAACAAATCACTAATAAAACAATTACTCAATGAAACAGATAAACTGGTTTGAAAAATTTCTTGGTTCCGGTTTTTATACCGGATATATTCCGTTTGCTTCAGGAACATTCGGAAGTCTTGCTGCATCAATTATTTATTTTCTAATTCCGGGAACGGAAAATATTATTGTACTTTTTGCAATGATTCTGGTTTTCTTTCTTTACGGAGTTTTTGTTTCATTTAAATTTGAAAATGTTTATGGAAAAGACCCGGCTGAATGTACTATTGATGAGGTTGTAGGAACCTGGATTGCTTTATTGAACTTGCCAAAATCATTACTGCTGGTAATCATTTCTTTTTTTGTGTGGAGAGCACTGGATATAATTAAACCTTTCCCTGCTCGAAAATCCGAAAGCTTGCCGGGAGGTTGGGGAATTATGGTTGATGATGTTATTTCCGCATTCTATACATTTATTATAATGCAAATATTGTTTCACTATTTTAAAGTGAGCTGAAAAATGAAAGCGTATTTGATTTCTATCGGAGATGAATTATTAATTGGTCAAACCATTAATACAAATGCTGCCTATATTGGTAATGCACTTTCTGAAATCAACATTGAAGTAATAGAAGTATCATCTATCGGAGATGATATTAAAACAATTCTTGAAGAACTTCAGCGTGCATCTGCAATGGCTGACTTGATTGTAATTACAGGCGGACTCGGTCCCACTCACGATGATGTTACAAGAAATGCAATCGTTTCGTTTTTCAAAACTGAGTTAATTCAAAATGAAGAAGTTCTAAACGACATTAGAGCTTTGTTTGAAAAAAGAGGGAGAAAGGTTACACCAATAAATGAAGCTCAGGCACTTGTTCCTAAAATTGCAACTCCGATAAAAAACAAACGAGGAACTGCTCCGGGAATGTGGATAGAGCAAAATGGTAAAATTTATGTGGTGATGCCAGGTGTGCCTTTCGAAATGAAGGGAATGATGGAAGATTTTGTTATTCCGAAACTGTCTGAATTAATGAAAGATAGTACATCTATCATTAAAAAATTAATTCTGCAAACCACTGGAATTCCCGAATCTGCATTATTTGAACGATTAGGTAACCTTGATGAATTATTGGATAATGCAAAAATAGCATTCCTTCCGAATCAGTACGGAGTGAAATTAAGAATTACAGTTACTGAAAATTCAGAAGAAGAAGCGCTTAAGAAATTAAATGAAATTGAACAAAAAATCAGAACAAAAGTTGGCAGGTACATTTTCGGTCGGGGCGAAGAAACTCTTGAACAGGTAATTGGTAAACTACTTTCGGACAGAGGACTTACGCTCGCTGTTGCTGAATCGTGTACAGGTGGAGAGGTGTGCAGCCGTATTACAAATGTAAGCGGAAGCAGTAAATATTTTGAAAGAGGAATTGTTACTTACAGCAATGCTTCTAAAGTTGAATTACTTAGAGTAAATGAAGATACAATTGCGGAAGTCGGAGCAGTTTCAAGAGAAGTTGCAATGCAAATGGCCGAAGGTGTCAGAGCAGTCAGCGGAACTGATATTGGAATTTCAACAACAGGAATTTTAGGCCCCACCGGTGCAACAACTAATAAGCCTGTCGGTTTGGTTTTCATTGGATACTGTGATGAAAAAGTTTGTACAGCTAAAAAATTTCTTTTTGGTGATGACAGAATCCTGAACAAACAACGCGCAACTCAGGCAGCTTTGGAAATGCTCAGAAGACAATTACTCGGCATTTCAGATGAAGAGTAGAATATTTGTTGCATTAAATATTCCTGATGAAGCAAAAGACAAGCTGTTTGAAATTATAAATCAGCTTCACACTGATAAAAATTTAAAGTGGGAAAAAAAGGACAAAATTCATCTCACACTTAAATTTGTCGGTGATGTTGATGATGAAGATGTTCCGCTAATAACAAAGGAGCTTGAATTTCTTCAGGAATATAAAACGCAAAACCTTCAGATTACCGGATTCGGATTTTTCTTTCGATTCAAAGAACCAAAAATTCTTTGGGCAGGATTAAAATTTTCTGATGAATTGAAACTAATTGCACAAAAGTTGGACGATTACTTTACTAAGTTTGGAATAGAAAAAGAGAAAAGGGAATTCAAACCACACTTAACTTTGATGAGAATAAAAAATAACCCTGGTGATAACTTTATTAACAAATTCAAAAACTCTAAATTTGAACCGATTGATTTTCAAAGTAATTCCATTTCGTTAATTAAAAGTGAATTGAATCCTTCTGGTTCAGTTTACACAGAAATTAAAAAATATAATCTCAGACCATTGGAGGAATAATGAGTACAGATCGCGATCAAAAACTTAAAATTATTGAAGATGCTATAGCCGGAATAGAAAAGACTTACGGTAAAGGCGCTATAATGAAACTTGGTGATGGAATCATCAACGACATTGAAGCAATTCCAACCGGAGCTTTATCGCTTGATATTGCACTTGGTATTGGTGGAATTCCAAGAGGAAGAATAACCGAAATATTCGGTCCTGAATCAAGTGGTAAAACTACATTGTGTTTGCATGTAATTGCAGAAGCTCAGAAGATGGGTGGACTTGCTGCATTCATTGACGCTGAACACGCACTTGATGTTAACTATGCTAAAAAGCTTGGTGTTGACACAGCTAATCTTCTTATTTCACAACCTGACTACGGCGAGCAGGCACTTGAAATTACAGATACACTTGTAAGAAGTAATGCGCTTGATGTAATTGTAATTGACTCAGTTGCTGCATTAGTCCCCCGTTCAGAAATTGAAGGAGAAATGGGCGATGCAACAATGGCAGTGCAGGCAAGACTTATGTCCCAGGCACTCAGAAAACTTACTGCAGCGATTTCAAAATCAAAGACAGCAGTTATATTCATTAATCAGTTAAGAAGTAAAATCGGTGTGATGTTCGGGAGTCCTGAAACAACAACCGGTGGAAATGCTCTTAAGTTTTATGCTTCTGTAAGAATTGATATAAGAAGAATCGCAGCAATTAAAGAGGGCGAAGATGTAATTGGTAACAGAACAAAAGTTAAAATTGTAAAGAGTAAAGTTGCCCCACCATTCAAACAGGTTGAATTTGATATTCTTTACAACGAAGGTATTTCCAAAACAGGTGACCTTGTTGATCTTGGAACCGAACTTGGCATTATCAAAAAGAGTGGTGCGTGGTTTACTTATGGAGAAGACAGAATTCAGGGTAGAGAACAATTCCGTCAGAAGTTAATTGAATATCCTGAAATGTATAAACGACTTGAAGATGAAATAAAAGCTAAGATTGGTTTTAAACGGGCAGGTTATGAAGCTGAACAAAAAGCTGAGGAAAAGACAGAAGAAAAGAGCAAATCAAAAAAATCTGCTAAGTAAGAATGATTGTTGAAAGAATTGTAAGTAAAGATGATGATAAAGCTACGGTGTTTTTTGATAATGGCGAGAAATTAGTTTTACACAAAGATGTTTTATATCAAAGCGGTTTGAGGAAAGGTGATGAAATTTCTTCAGACCGCTTTTCAATTTTAAATCAGGAAGAAACTTTTTATCTCATTAAGCAAAAAGCATTTCGTTTACTGCAGCGAAGAATCCACACGGCTAAAGAACTTCATACAAAACTAAGACAGAAATTTTCTGATGATTCATTGATTAAAAAGTGTATAACTGAATTGCAGCAAAAAGGTTTTATTGACGACAAAGAATTTGCTGTTGCCTTTATCTCAGAAAAACAGAAATCAAAAAAATGGAGCAGGGCAAGATTAAAATCAGAATTGATTAAACGCGGAATTTCATCTCAGATAATAAATGATTTTTTGAATGAAACATTTAATTCAGAAAAAGAAGAACAATCAGCTCTTGAACTCGCAGAAAAGAAATACAATCAACTTATAAGAAAAGAGAGTGATAAAAGAAAATTATTTCAGAAGCTTGTAATGCACTTACAGTCAAAAGGATATGATTATGATTTGTCTTCAGAAATCGTTAGAAAAATACTTAGTGTTGAGGAAGATTAGTTTTTAATACTTTCTTTCAATTTTTTCAGAAAATTTTTGATTTGAGTGTTCTGAACTTTTTCAATCGCTTCTTCATAAACAAACCATTTTCTCTTTCTTAAATTTTTTTCAGGATAATCATCAAGCTCTTCATCAACTTCCATTGTGTAAACTTTCACTAATTCTTTTCCGCTTTTCTTTTCGTTTATAAACTGACCGACTTCAACAGTTTCGTTTGAGCCAACAACACCTGCTTCTTCGTAAGCTTCTTTCTTTGCGGATTCAAAAGGAGTTAGATTAAATTCAATATAACCTTTAGGAACAATCCAGTTCTTCTTTTTGATTGATGTAACAAGAAGTATCTCAAGCTTTCCGTCTTTAAGACGATAGGGAATTACTGCAGACTTTGTGAATTCAACTTCCATTGAAAATGATTAACTTGTAATTGTTAAATAAATTTTACTCAGCGCAAAAATATAACTATCACAGGCAAGATGAAACTTTTTGAAAATTATTCATTGAAAGAATTAAACACTTTTCACATCGATGTTAAAGCAAAGAGATTTATAATTGTTGAAAATGTGAATGAGCTTAAAGAGCTATTTAATTCATCTGAATTGTCAGCCGTAAAATTTTTAACTCTTGGTGGTGGAAGTAATATTCTCTTTACAAAAGACATTGATGATACGATTATCCATCTTTCATTCAATCAACTTTCTGAACTTAAATCAGATGATAATTTTGTTTATCTGAAGGCAGAAGCAGGATTGATTTGGGATGATCTTGTCAAATATTCAGTTGAAAAAAATCTTGGTGGCATTGAAAACCTTGCAATGATTCCCGGAACAGTTGGAGCAGCACCAATTCAGAATATCGGTGCTTATGGTCAGGAACTTAAAGATACTTTGGTGGAAGTTGAGTTTTACGATTTGATTGAAAATAAAATTAGGTGTCTCAGTAATGAGCAGTGTCAGTTTGGTTATCGTGATTCGGTTTTCAAAAATGAATTGAAGAATAAATTTATAATTACATCAGTAACATTTCGACTATCTAAAAATCCTGTTCCCGTTTTGAATTATGGAAATGTATCAAACGAACTTTCCAAATCCGGTATTAAGAATCCGACAGTCAAAGATGTAAGTAACATCATCAGAAAAATACGAACTGAAAAACTTCCTGATCCGGATTTAATAGGGAATGCAGGAAGTTTCTTTAAAAATCCTTTTGTTGAAGAACAAATATTACAGCAGATAAGAAAGAAATTTCCTGATGTGCCATCATTCAATCAGGAAAATAAAATTAAAATTCCTGCTGCCTGGCTAATTGAAAAATCCGGATTGAAAGGATTTAGAAAAGGAAATGTTGGAACATATCCGAATCAACCTCTTGTGATTGTAAATTATGGTAATGCAACCGGTACTGAGATTCTTGAATTTGCGATGTTCATTCAAAAGACAGTATTAGAAAAATTCAATATTCAACTTGAACCTGAAGTAAATATTATCTGATAAAGCTACATTAAGATATTTCTAATCCGTGTTAATCTGTGTTATCTGTGGTTAAAAAATCAACTAACCACAGATTGCAAAGATTCTCTCTGATAAAAAAAGCATCTTCCAAAGGATAAAGTCATTTTCATTTTTCAAATTGAATTGCAATTATTTTGTTCTATAATTATTTTCTCATCAACAATTATAAGGAGTGAGCAATGGGAAGCAACTCAAAAGATGAAAAAATATTATCTGCTTATGAAAAAGCAGCTCAGGAAGGTATTGATCCGCGTTGTATTCCACAGAAGTTGACAGGTAGCGTTCCAATTCACGATGAAATTGTTTATCCTGATTACACCGACGAAGAACAAAACAACTGGAAATTCTTATACAATCGTCAGATGAGCTTTTTACCAGGCAGAGCTTGTGATGAATATATTGATGGTGCAAAAGCACTTAATCTCACGCCTGATAGAATTCCTTATCTTAAAGCAATCAGTCATGTTTTTAATAACACTACAGGTTGGAAAGTTGCAAGAGTTCCCGGATTGATTGATGTAGAAGATTTTTTTGGTTTAATCAGTAAAAAAATTTTTCCTTCAACAGATTACATCAGAACGAAAGAAGAACTTGATTACACACCTGCACCGGATTTATTCCATGATATTTTCGGACATATGCCTTTGTTGACAAATTCAAACTTTGCATCGTTCTATCAGCAATTTGGAATTGCTTCATTAAACGCAACCGGAATTGATAGAAAATATTTGGAGACTTTGCACTGGTTTACTGTTGAATTCGGTTTAATCAAAAAGCCAGAAGGAATGAGAATTTACGGAGCAGGAATTTTATCATCGCTTGGTGAAGTGCAACACGCTCTTTCTGATGAAGTAGAAGTAAGAGAATTTGATCCGGATAAAATTGTGGTTCAGGAATATGATGTTTGGCACCTTCAACCGATACTTTTTGCAATTGAATCATTCGAGCAACTGGAAGATGGATTCAGAAGCTGGACCAAAAGAAAAAAACTTCTTTAATTGAACTTTCCCGATTTTTATTTGTTGTGTTGCTTGTAACACTAAGTTGCAAGAACGAATAGCTTTGGCTAATTTTTCAAACAAATAATTCAAAATCTTTCCACATAAAATAAATAGGAGAAAATATGTCATTAAAAGTTGGAGATATCGCTCCTGATTTTACATTATTTAATCAGGATGCTCAACCGGTTTCATTAAATCAATTTAAAGGTAAAAAAGTAGTTCTTTCTTTCTTCCCGTTTGCAAATACATCTGTTTGTACAAAAGAAATGTGCACATTCAGAGATGAAATGAAAGAATATGAATCATTAGATGCTCAGGTTCTCGGAATAAGCGTTGATAGTCCGTTTGCATTAAAGTTATTTCATGAAAAGAACAATTATAATTTCCCGTTACTAAGTGATTTCAATAAAGAAGTTTGTACAAAGTATGGAACTTTAACTGTATTTGTTCCCGGTAAATTTGATTTTCAAGGCGTTTCAAAGAGAGCAGCTTTTGTTATTGATAGAGATGGTGTTATTCAATATGAAGAAGTACTTGACAATCCTGGCAACGAACCAAATTATAATGCAATCAAAGAAACTCTTTCAAAAATCAAATAGGTATTATTATGATTGAAGAAGGAAAGAAAGCACCGGACTTCACCCTTCCGGATCAGGATGGAAATAAAGTTAAGCTTAGTGACTTAAAAGGGAAGTATGTTGTGCTTTATTTCTATCCGAAAGATGACACTCCCGGTTGCACAAAGGAAGCGTGTAACTTTCGTGATACATTCCCTAAGTTCAAAAATATTGATGCTGTAATTCTTGGAGTTAGTCCTGATAGCGTTTCATCGCATAAGAAATTTGCAGAGAAGTATAAATTACCTTTCCGGCTTTTAGCTGATGAAGATAAAAAAGTTGTTGAGAAGTACGGTGTTTGGAAAGAGAAAAGCATGTATGGAAAAAAGTATATGGGAGTTGAACGAACAACATTTGTAATTGATCCTGACGGGAAGATTAAAAAAATCTTTCCAAAGGTAAAAGTTGATAATCATCATAAAGAAGTATTGGAAGCATTGAAAGACTAAATATGGTTTACATTACGAGAAGAGAAACATTCGCCGCTGCTCATCGTTTATTCAAACCTGAGCTTTCTGATGAAGAAAACTTAAAGATGTTTGGTAAGTGCAGCCATCCAAACTGGCACGGACACAACTACACTCTTGAAGTAGTTGTTGCCGGTGAAGTGAATCCGGAAACAGGTTTCGTTCTTGATGTTAAAGAGCTGAAAAAGATAATTCATCAGTATGTAATTGATAAAGTTGATCATAAGAACTTAAACTTAGATACTGATTTTTTGAAAGGAATTATTCCGACTTCAGAAAATATATGTATTGCAATATGGAATCAGTTAAAAGATAAAATTCCATCCGGAAAACTTTATTCTGTAAAATTGTACGAAACAGAAAATAATTATTTCGAATACCGAGGAGAATAATAATTGAACAAAGAAAAATTTGAATCCCTCGTCAGAAACATTCTTATTGAAATTGGAGAAGACCCAAACAGAGAAGGTCTTCTCTCAACTCCCAAAAGAGTTGCAGAAGCTTATGAGTTCCTTACTGCAGGTTATCAAAAAGATATTGATGAAGTTCTTAACAACGCCATCTTTACAGAAAAATATGATGAAATGGTTTTGGTAAAGAATATTGATTTTTACAGTATGTGCGAACATCATATGCTTCCTTTTTACGGTAAAGTTCATGTTGCTTACATTCCCAACGGAAAGATTGTTGGATTGAGTAAGATTCCGAGAATTGTCGAAGTCTTTGCCAGAAGATTGCAGGTTCAGGAGAGAATGACACAACAGATTGCCGATACACTTGAAAAATATCTTCAGCCCGTTGGAGTTGCAGTGGTAACAGAAGCATTTCACATGTGTATGATGATGCGTGGCGTTGAGAAGCAGAATTCATCTGCTACTACAAGTGCAATGCATGGAGTATTTAAAGATGACGCCAAAACCAGAAATGAATTTATAAACTTAGTGGGAATCAGAAATCTTTAATGGATAAATCAAACGGAATCTGGGTAACCGGCGCAAGCAGCGGAATTGGCAGAGCTACAGCCGCTGAGTTTGCCCGTGTTGGTTGTAAAGTATTTGCTTCTGCACGAAGAAGTGTTGAATTGGAAAGACTAAATTCTGAACTGGAAAAAGAAAATCGTTCAGTTGAAATTTTTCCTTGCAATGTTGCTTCTTATCAGAATGTGGAATCTGCTTTCAAAAAAATTACAGCGACCAGCAAAATTGATTGTCTGGTAAACAATGCCGGCGTAACTACTTTCAAGCTTGCTACTGAAAACTCAATCAATGAAATTAATGATATCATTTCTACTAATCTGCTTGGCTCAATTTATACTATTAAAGCAGTGCTTCCGCATATGATTGCAAATGGAGGTGGAACTATAATTAATGTTCTTTCTGTGGTTGCTAAAGCTGTTTACACAAAAAGCTCTGCATACACTGCTTCAAAAATGGGATTGCTTGGTTATACAAATTCTTTGCGTGAGGAATTGAGAGAACACAATATCAGAATTATTAATATTCTTCCTGGCGCTACCGAAACACCTA
This genomic window contains:
- the folE gene encoding GTP cyclohydrolase I FolE, coding for MNKEKFESLVRNILIEIGEDPNREGLLSTPKRVAEAYEFLTAGYQKDIDEVLNNAIFTEKYDEMVLVKNIDFYSMCEHHMLPFYGKVHVAYIPNGKIVGLSKIPRIVEVFARRLQVQERMTQQIADTLEKYLQPVGVAVVTEAFHMCMMMRGVEKQNSSATTSAMHGVFKDDAKTRNEFINLVGIRNL
- a CDS encoding SDR family oxidoreductase, translating into MDKSNGIWVTGASSGIGRATAAEFARVGCKVFASARRSVELERLNSELEKENRSVEIFPCNVASYQNVESAFKKITATSKIDCLVNNAGVTTFKLATENSINEINDIISTNLLGSIYTIKAVLPHMIANGGGTIINVLSVVAKAVYTKSSAYTASKMGLLGYTNSLREELREHNIRIINILPGATETPMWPGKLRELHSDKMMTSEDVARIIIWAYLQKGNAVAEEIVVRPITGDLK